Part of the Sesamum indicum cultivar Zhongzhi No. 13 unplaced genomic scaffold, S_indicum_v1.0 scaffold00364, whole genome shotgun sequence genome, TTGACTGTTTGTCTTTGCACTCACAATCTGTTCATCAATTTCTTAACTCATTGTTTCACATTCAAATTTAGGCAAGGAGAGCATTGAGGGCTTTGAGGGGTCTTGTGAGGCTAAAATCATTGATTGGAGGGAAATCCGCCAAACGTCAATCAGCCGCCACCTTGAAGTGCATGCAGACGCTGGCACGTGTGCAATCCGAGATTCGTGCAAGAAGACTCAGAATGTCAGATAAGAACTCAGCTATGCAGCTACAAATCCAGCAGAAACACGAAAAGGAACTTGAGAAGCTGCGAGTATCGGTAAGTGATGTGAGCTGATTTGTTCCCCTTCAACTTGAACAGCACATGTGGTAGCAAGTCTGGTGCTTGCTGGGCTTTTGAATCCGTGTGGCTCTTGAGTAGCTTTGGGCTAAGGCTTAACAATTTTGCGAATATAGATTGGAGAGAATTGGGACGACAGCTTACAGTCTAAAGAGCAGATTGAAGCAAATCTTCATAGTAGGCAAGAAGCTGCTAAGAGAAGGGAGAGGGCATTGGCTTATGCATATTCACATCAGGTTACATAACTATCCCGATTTCTTTTGGCTACCATGAAAGTTTTTATGGCAGTACTTAAAGTAGGATCAAGAACGATaatcaagaatttcaaaagaatCTCTAGTCAGATTACGTACTTATGGAAACGTTAAACCTCAGCTTTTAATACGTTTTTCTGTTTCATTATCATTTCAATCTCATGCATTAGTTGTTTCATggtattgaaaatgaaaatgaaaatgaaatagtcAAGAATCCAAGTCTTTTCCTCTCTGGAATTCTTGGTTGTGCTGTTTCTATGATCAAATCTCACAATTGATCTTGTAGTTACAAAACTAGTTTTCAGCAATGACCTGGATGTAATGTTTCATATCAGCAAACATGGAGGAACTCTTCAAGTTCTGCAAACCAAACGTTCATGGATCCGAATAATCCCCGTTGGGGTTGGAGTTGGTTGGAGCGATGGATGGCCGCCCGGCCATGGGAAAACATAAGTGCAGCAGACAAAGAACTGAACAATGACCTTGTTTCTCCAAGCAGCACCATAAACCGTTCCTTTTCTGTTCTTGGAGATGCCAAGATTCACTCTCCAACTGCCAAGAAACAAAGCCGGCCCCCAAGCAGGCAATCCCCTTCGACTCCCAAGTCGAAAGGTGCTGGTAGAATAAGGCCACAGAGCCCAAGAGGAACCATTGGCACAGATGAGGATTCAAAGAGCATTAACAGCACTCAATCAGAACGATGTCGAAGGCACAGCACTGCCGGTTCATCCCTGAGAGATGACGAGAGCCTCGCAAGCTCATCTACCGTCCCAAGCTACATGGCATCCACAGAATCAGCAAGAGCTAAATCGCGGTTAGGACTAGATAAAGTCGGCACACCCGAAAAGTCGTCAGGTGGTTCTGCAAAGAAACGGCTCTCTTTCTCGAGTTCCCCTGTTGCGGGCCCTAGGAGGCATTCCCTTCCCGCAAAGATCGGTCCTTGTCCTAATAACGGACGCTCGTAACAAACTAGACATGTATGGAGAGTAACACATCGAAAGAGATATGCTGAAGATGAACGCAAAGAATCAAGAGATGAACATCATCTGCCAATTGAGGGAAGTGTTTTCtggcttatttattttcaactcgAGTTTTCTTCTTCGTCAAATGAGTGTGGGTTCGAAATGTTTGTGAATAAGTTAGAGGTCGGCATTGTGGTGAAACGTTTGTGACACTGGTGCTGTGTTTATGTTGCCTTTCTCTTGTGTGCATATtgtaactttttatttctctaacCTGTTTGTTGTTCTGAGATTTTTCAGTCCGACTTACTGTAAGAAATGCCACTCCGTTCTCATGCCGTAGGTTTCTTGCACAATGCAAAGCTCTTGTAACCTCTTAACTCTTTGATGGGGGTTGAGCAGTAAAAACACCACAAAAGATGAATATACCCCTCAGAATTTATAAAACAGCGAAACAGGATAAGGATTCGGCCGTTTTAGCAGGTTGGTTCATACCCGATTCGACGTGTCACGACAATCCAGGAACCCTTAACCATTGATCACCTTGTTATTTACTCCCTTGTGATTTTCCCATGTaaatccatatattttttgatatatggTACTTGCTATAAATACTAGTGAATATTCATTGCAAGAGTTggtttatgaatataaatttagcTCTtcggatcatttatttatgggttataataatttacgtTTCGAAAGATTATAACTGAAAGTTTTCAAACAAGCgaaatgatttttgttttcaagcaacttaaatatttttagattgaGGTCCTCTTGACCATATGCACTCAATACTATTATAATCTCGATCCACATTATATCATAATTCTTTCGTCAAACTTCTCAAgactttaaattttgaaatgattgCTTTTGTCTATGTTTGGATCCCATTAATAACAGAGAGGAGGATCTTCCACTGCttagttttcaaaattcatcaataatgATGAGATTCAGCACTGGAattgtaaattattaattacatataacaaTGTCgacattttatttcatttcatgacaACATAAGATCCACATCCAATTGCTTGACTCTTATCCTAAGCATCATCGAAATTTCTTCCTATTCAGATAGACAGCAGAGTGACCCCATCTAAAATTTTGCCCATCTTCTCctctttttttaagttatcaGAACATGCCAATCACCAATTTCAAGAACCCACCAATTGTATTACACCTCGGAATAGCAAAATCTCATCAAAACCAATCAGTCAACGCCGCACCCGGAAATGGAAACCAGAGAAAACTCACAATTATCAATCTACGATCATAATCATCCGCCAAGAACTACCAAAACCCGTGGCCGTATCCAGACCCCGGAAGCTGGAAGCATCCCCATTTTCCCCGAAGAAATCATCGTAGAGATCCTGTCAAGACTCCCCGTCAGGTGCCTCTTGAAATTGAGGTGCGTTTCAAAATCATGGCGCTCGTTGATCTCCAGCAACCATTTCATCAGAGCCCATCTCGCAGTTTCAAGAAAAGACACGAATTTCGGCCGCCACAGGATCATTTCAACTGTTTTGCTGCCCTGTTACAGCCTAAAGCAATGTTCTTTGAACTCACTGCTGTCCGGGCCTGTGGCTAATGCAGTTGACTTCGATTATCCGATGAAAAATCCCAACAATTCAGTTAGGATTGTAGGCTGCTGTAATGGGCTTGTTTGCATAGCCATTAACGGGAGACATTTTTTCCTGTGGAACCCATCTACGAGAAAGCACAAGAAATTGCCTGATGCGGATGAAAGGATTAAGAGGGGTTTGTTCATTACCAAGTACGGGTTTGGTTTTGATGAGTGTAATGATGATTACAAGGTTTTGGGGATCTTTTCCGGGTTTTGCACTGCTGGTAGATATGAGACTATGGTGCAAGTTTACAGCTTGAGGGCAAATTCTTGGAAAAGAATTGATGTCTTTGAGGATGGCCTTCCATTTGATGACAAAGGGAAGTTTGTGAGTGGAAAGCTTCATTGGGGAAGGAGGGTTGGATTCAATGCTAGGTGGGAGATTGTCTCGTTCGATTTAGGAAGTGAGGTGTGCAGAACGGTAGAGCAGCCGAGGTACATTGAGGGTGGTTTCTCACCGTCATTGGGAGTTCTTGGTGGATGCCTGTGTGTGCTGTGTGATATTCCCAAAACTAGTGTGGATGTTTGGATTTTGAGGGAGTATGGAAAGAGAGATTCTTGGGATAAATTGGTGACTGTTCCTTATGATCTTGGTGATCCCTGGAAGGGGCCGTACTCGACTCCCTTGTGCAGAGGAGCAAAAGGTGAAATCTTGCTGGTCTATGGATCGAGTTTCATAGTGTATGATCCGAAGGACAATGCGTTTCATCGTCCCAAGATAACGAACTTTCATACTTTTCTTGAAGCTGATGCTTATGTTGAGAGTTTAGTCTCACTTGTCCCTGATGCTGCACCAAAGATTCAAAACCAGAAGAAACACGGGTCATCAATGAATTAATGTTGAGTCATGTTGATTGGTTGAGGATGAAGTTCGAGTCTGTTGAGGTCTCCTGCATTCTTGGAATCAAAGATCCAAGAAAAGAATCCTTCAATGTTCAGAATTGTAAAAGAACGTCGTCTGAAAGTCTCAAAACCTAAGAATTTTGTAATGCAGAAATGCCGAACAATGTTATGAATGCTAAGAATGGCTATATATGCAGTTGGTTTCCTAAGATGTTGTATCTTATGCTGTTTGTTAACTTTCCTGAATGAGCTAGTTCGTTCCGAGCTTGTGTCTTCTTATGACAAGGATTGGCTTATGCGTTTCTTGAATATGTTCACAGAAAAGGTAGGGATTTGTCTCCTCCTATGATTTCTGGTTGAAATTCATCTTAAGTCCTAGGGATTTGAATTCAATCGAATACATCattcttcaaatttgtttgaattaaaatcGAGCTTGAAAAATTGCGTTTGGATTTGGTTTGCTTGTTGCAACGATCTCAAACGGactttaattagataaaaaatgagTCAAACTCGAAtactttgatattttaaagtatattttattataaatttactaaCCAAATTGAGTTCAAGTCGAGCTCACAAGTCTATCGAACAAAAAcatttgttcaaatttaatttattaaatttaacaatcaaattcaaaatcgaGATTTTATTAATCGATTTCAATTCAACGTGTATTAGTTTGTCTGTTTTTCGGCCAACTTCCTACCTAATAAGATTATTAACTTGTTGATGAGTTAGCCACTTGCTCATGTAGTTTAAAGCATTgtaaacaaaaatcataagaATGGATATCGAAATGAAGTTGCAtcaatcttttataaattatgatgcATAGACACGGGTACAATAATACGGATTCAATACGATATAGATATAtgatacaattaataaaaacttaaaaattcaaaacataatataatgGGAAACAAGCCAATCCATATCTACGCATTCAAATTGTCAAAAAACACCCCCCTCACATCAAGCAAACTAGTTAAGGTGCAACTGCATATGGGTAAAGGTTAAGGGCATTCTTGTCATTAAGCGCATTTATTCatctaaataatattgataccAACcttatattagttaattaatatataggtCTATATTCCTTcttcttgttattttttttctctcttgttCTTCTACTTGTCTTCTTCACTATCACCAGATCGATCTACGGGATTTCCTcagattttttcttgaaaaaactTCAAGATTACGAAAACCCTTTTGTTTTAGCCATATACATTGAAGAGCTTAGctgttaatttcattttttagttGACAAGAACCCCAGAAACTTAtctattttatgtatatttttctttctactGGAAAAATGCTTACATACTCAATCATACACTTGCCTctgtaaaatagaaataaactATAGTCACGCGCAGTATAAATAGTAATACAGAGAAATCAAGAGTTGACTACACCTAACAGGTCTTATCAAAGAATGCCACCAGCCCTTTTCAGTTGAAAAGATGTCGTTTTTCATTGATGGGTCTTggatatatattgatatatttttggttgggAATTAAGCGatgacttttatttttggttcatATGATTTGTGGGTCATGAAGTGATTTGTGTTTGGAACTGTGAGATTTTCATATGAATGGTGATTGAGCTAGATTTTTGAGTGATGGTGGTGTCAGGGAATGATCCGTTAGAGTCATTTTTGAACTCTGTTCAGGTTGTTAAGACTGCATTTTCGCCACTGGAATCAAATTTTCGGAAGGTGGCCAGGAGTTTTCAGCATTGCTGTAATGGGGTTTCACAAAAAGGGAAGTTAAGCAGAGCTGTGGATGATGCTGATGGTGAGCTGGTGGCAGCCCGGCTGAATGTGAAGAACAAGAGTGGTCAACGTCTGGTTTTCAatggtgatggtgatgatCCGAGAAAAG contains:
- the LOC105180156 gene encoding protein IQ-DOMAIN 1-like, encoding MGRRGGWFSAVKKAISCEPKEKREKKSRKSVRWLGKERSIDLDSSKAEDTVVVRPAHSPTEDVKLKEAESEQNRHAYSVALVTAMAAEAAVAAAHAAAEVVRLRAAARNSGKTKEEIAAIKIQTAFRGYLARRALRALRGLVRLKSLIGGKSAKRQSAATLKCMQTLARVQSEIRARRLRMSDKNSAMQLQIQQKHEKELEKLRVSIGENWDDSLQSKEQIEANLHSRQEAAKRRERALAYAYSHQQTWRNSSSSANQTFMDPNNPRWGWSWLERWMAARPWENISAADKELNNDLVSPSSTINRSFSVLGDAKIHSPTAKKQSRPPSRQSPSTPKSKGAGRIRPQSPRGTIGTDEDSKSINSTQSERCRRHSTAGSSLRDDESLASSSTVPSYMASTESARAKSRLGLDKVGTPEKSSGGSAKKRLSFSSSPVAGPRRHSLPAKIGPCPNNGRS
- the LOC105180160 gene encoding F-box/kelch-repeat protein At3g23880, translating into METRENSQLSIYDHNHPPRTTKTRGRIQTPEAGSIPIFPEEIIVEILSRLPVRCLLKLRCVSKSWRSLISSNHFIRAHLAVSRKDTNFGRHRIISTVLLPCYSLKQCSLNSLLSGPVANAVDFDYPMKNPNNSVRIVGCCNGLVCIAINGRHFFLWNPSTRKHKKLPDADERIKRGLFITKYGFGFDECNDDYKVLGIFSGFCTAGRYETMVQVYSLRANSWKRIDVFEDGLPFDDKGKFVSGKLHWGRRVGFNARWEIVSFDLGSEVCRTVEQPRYIEGGFSPSLGVLGGCLCVLCDIPKTSVDVWILREYGKRDSWDKLVTVPYDLGDPWKGPYSTPLCRGAKGEILLVYGSSFIVYDPKDNAFHRPKITNFHTFLEADAYVESLVSLVPDAAPKIQNQKKHGSSMN